The genomic window AGTTCGGCACTGAAGAAACCCCTTGGGCAACCACCTCGCTGTATTGCTGATCGCCAGACACAAAGCGCAGTGCACATCCACCGAGGCCAACGACGTCGCCGTCGGCCAGAGTCTGCGTCATCACGCGCTGGCCATTGACGAGAGTGCCGTTGCGGCTATTGGCATCACGGATGGTCACGAAGGCTGCATCGACAGTGATCACCGCATGTCGACGGCTCGCAGCGATGTCGTGGAGCACGATGTCGCTGTGCAGGCTTCGGCCGAGGGTCGTTTCCGTGGCGGTCAACTCAAAGGATTCAAGGTCGCCACCGGCTCTCGTCAGTATCAGTTTGGGCATGGTGTCCAACGCCGGGTTGGCAACCGAAAAGTCCGCCGCGACCTGCGCGCTTCATGATAACCACGCGGTTCGCACCGGCGCAGCAGCTTGCGCGATCAGTGTCCTGCGCGGGAGCGGTGTAGCGCCTCGGAGCGCGACTCGATCACCGCGTAGTCAGCAACCGCAGCCAATAGCAAATCCGCGTCGACACGGTGCTTTCTTGCACTCGCACGCACGTCGTCTGCCAGTGCGGTCGAAGGATCGCCTTGCGCGCTGCCGAGCCGCGTCGTCGCCGCCGAGAAGGTCTCGGCGAGGTCGCGAATTTGCTGCGTATACCGGGCGGCATAGGCTTCCAGCAGCTGCTCGATGCTGGAATCCTGCACTGCACTCCCGGCGACAGCGGAATTTTCAGATTTGTCGAACGTCATGCGACGCACTCTACGGTCAATCCAACAGCGCCCGTGTCAGCCAACGCCACGAACTTCAGGGAGTTGCGCATTCGAAACTTGCAGCGCGCCTGGGGTCACCCTGCCCTCGGTATTTGACCAGTGTCGGCCAACGGCACATCGGCCGCGCCAGGGTTTCGGCAAACGGTGCTACGGCCCGCAGGTCGACTTGCACCAGATCTTGCGGCGCGTGTGCGCGCTCGACCCAATCGGTCAGCGTCTGCAGCATGTCGACGCTCACGGGCGCCCCGGTGCCGACATGGTCGGCGCCGGGCGTTGTGTAGAGCCGCACAAAGGAATCTGCGCTCTCTTGACCCATGCGCGCCACCACCGAACGGTAGTAGTCGATTCCCGCATACGGGTTTTGCGCGTAGTCGGCCAAGTGCTCGCTGATCACCAGCTTGCCGCCGCGCGCGCGAAAAGCCGACAGATCC from Variovorax sp. PAMC28562 includes these protein-coding regions:
- a CDS encoding FHA domain-containing protein, which encodes MPKLILTRAGGDLESFELTATETTLGRSLHSDIVLHDIAASRRHAVITVDAAFVTIRDANSRNGTLVNGQRVMTQTLADGDVVGLGGCALRFVSGDQQYSEVVAQGVSSVPNWIVDDLEEHVPTAPDVPLQLRRK